In the genome of Streptomyces violaceoruber, the window ACAACGACCCAGTGGTTGAGCACAGAGGTACACCGGTTCCAGTGAGAAGACCGCAGCGGAAAGGAGCGCGTGGCACATGTGCGACGCGCGACAGATCAGCACTCGGGAGGTCTCACAGGGTGTACAACGGCACGTCCTTGCCTGGGCGACTTGTTCCGGCGGCACGGTAGTGACACACGGCGGCGCTGTTCCAGCGGTTTTCGACGGCATCACCGCGGGCCGGGTCCGTCGGCGCGGCCCCGGCCACCCTGGTGGGGTGACCGGGGCCCTTCCGCTCGGGCAACGGCGCTGGTGGAACCGAGCGGAGTCAGCGGACGCCGAAGGACGGCAGCGTCAGGGCCGAGTGGGCCGGCCGGGGTTCGGGGGCGGGCATGGCGCTGAGGGCGCGCAGTCGGGCGTTGCGCTGTTCCAGGGCCTGGGCGGTGGTCGGGAAGAGGGTGGCGCCGCCCTCGCCGACCAGGTCCTGGTTCAGGGTCACGAAGTCACGGGTGGCGTGCTCGTAGGCGGCGAAGCCCTCGGCGTGGTCCCGGCCGGCGAGGGACCCGGCGAGCATGTAGGCGCCGACGAGGGCGAGGCTGGTGCCCTGGCCGGTGAGGAACGAGGGGGCGTACGCGGCGTCGCCCAGCAGCGCGACCCTGCCCTCGGTCCAGCGCGGCATCCGGATCTGGCCGACGGCGTCGAAGAACACGTCGTCCGCGTCGTGGAGGGCGCCCAGGATGCCGGGGACCTCCCAGCCGGCGTCGGCGAAGACGTCGGCGAGCAGGGCCCGTTGGGCCTTCGGGTCGCCGAAGGCGTCGTAGGGCGGCTCGGGCTGGGCGAAGTTGAGGAAGGCGTGCACTTCCTCGTCGTCGCCCACGGCGTAGACGGCCGCGGCCCTGCCCGGGGTGTTCCACATGACCGTCTCGTGGGAGAGGCCGAGGGTGTTGGGCATGGTGAACACGGCGAAGCAGTAGCCGAGATGGCGGTGGAACCGCTCCTCGGGGCCGAACAGCGTCTCGCGGGTGCGCGAGTGCATGCCGTCCGCGCCGAAGACCATGTCGAACCGGCGGCTGCCGCCGCCGTGGAAGGTGACGTCGACTCCGGGGCCGGACTGGTCCAGGGTGTCGATGGAGTCGTTGAAGAGGAACTCCACGTCGTCCCGGACCGCCATGTACAGCGCGTCGGTCAGGTCCCCGCGCCGTATCTCCAGGTCCCGTCCGGTCACCCCGCCGGTGACGGCGTGCGGGTGGAGCGAGGTCACCTCGTCGCCGCCCGCGTCGAGGAAGGTGATCCGGCGCAGGTCGATGTGCGCGTCGCGCAGTTGCGGCAGGATTCCCATCCGCTCCACGACGTCGAGTGCGGTGCCGCGTACGTCGATGGGGTAGCCGCCGCTGCGGAGGGTCCCGGCCTTCTCCACCACGGTGACCTCGTATCCGTGGCGGTTGAGCCAGAAGGCCAGGGCGGGACCGGCGATGCTGGCCCCGGAGATCAGGACGCTGCGCCTCGGTGCGGTGCGGGTCATGCTTTGACTCCTTTGCTCATGGTGCGGGTGACGAACAGGGCCGACAGCACGACGATGCCGGCGATGACGAAGCCGGTGACGTAGGCCGATTCGGCCGCGACCTCCGACCCGGAGGGTGTTCCGGCGGTGAGGAGAGCGCCGCCGAGCTGGCCGCCGACCGCGGAGCCGAGCACGCGGCTCACCAGGATCAGGCTGGTGGCGATGCCGGTGTCGTTCGGGTCGACGGCGGTGGCGGTGCTGGTCATCATCGCCGTGACGCACAGGCCGTTGGCCAGCGCGATCAGTACCTTGCCGACGACGAGGTGCCAGATCTCGGTGTGCACGGCCGCCACGGCGAGCAGGCCGACGGCCATCATGACCACGCCGGTGTTGACGACGGCGCGCGAGCCGAAGCGCCGGTCCCCGAGCCCGCCGAGCGGCCCGGCCAGCGTCGCGGCGACGGCGCCGGGCAGCAGGTACAAGCCGATCTCGGTGGCGCTGGCCCGGAATCCGTAGCCGTCGCCGCGCTCGTCGAGCAGTTGCGGGACGAGGTAGACCGCCATCGTGGTGCCGAGGCAGATCACGAAGGTCAGCGCGCACGCCTTCCAGATCGCGGGCCGTGCCAGCATGTTCAGGTCGATCATCGGCGCGGCCGCTCGCCGTTCGACCCGCACCCATCCGGTGACGAAGACGGCCAGCAGTACGACGAGGGCGACGAGCACGAGGGGCGCCGAGCCGGCT includes:
- a CDS encoding FAD-dependent monooxygenase yields the protein MTRTAPRRSVLISGASIAGPALAFWLNRHGYEVTVVEKAGTLRSGGYPIDVRGTALDVVERMGILPQLRDAHIDLRRITFLDAGGDEVTSLHPHAVTGGVTGRDLEIRRGDLTDALYMAVRDDVEFLFNDSIDTLDQSGPGVDVTFHGGGSRRFDMVFGADGMHSRTRETLFGPEERFHRHLGYCFAVFTMPNTLGLSHETVMWNTPGRAAAVYAVGDDEEVHAFLNFAQPEPPYDAFGDPKAQRALLADVFADAGWEVPGILGALHDADDVFFDAVGQIRMPRWTEGRVALLGDAAYAPSFLTGQGTSLALVGAYMLAGSLAGRDHAEGFAAYEHATRDFVTLNQDLVGEGGATLFPTTAQALEQRNARLRALSAMPAPEPRPAHSALTLPSFGVR
- a CDS encoding MFS transporter; translation: MTTTLAPPVPIGKAAVGALGILALSTGALESVVSPTIPLLERELDMSQSEGALLSIVLLITGALITPLAGKFGDRYGGKKVLIRLMAVVSLGGTVSALAPNLPVLLVGQVLQGAMIGALPLAFIVVRKHLPAGESKVAIGVVSGLFVGGSMVGMLSAGPVAEQLSRHWMFALPTIAVVGSTLLVNRLMPADPPGRPDDVGIDWPGLLLLSGMLTTLMLVLALAPEAGSAPLVLVALVVLLAVFVTGWVRVERRAAAPMIDLNMLARPAIWKACALTFVICLGTTMAVYLVPQLLDERGDGYGFRASATEIGLYLLPGAVAATLAGPLGGLGDRRFGSRAVVNTGVVMMAVGLLAVAAVHTEIWHLVVGKVLIALANGLCVTAMMTSTATAVDPNDTGIATSLILVSRVLGSAVGGQLGGALLTAGTPSGSEVAAESAYVTGFVIAGIVVLSALFVTRTMSKGVKA